The region TTGAGCAGCAGAAGATCATATATCAACAATGGGATTGTGTTGCTCCCCCTGAATAGTTTGAACTTGtggatgatgctccccctgaacttctgaaTCAGATAGGTTGACGTCATTATCAGGTGGGAAATCAAAGAAATTTACTTCATCATCgttgttgataggattagaaTCGAATTCAGCAGCTGCATCTTGAaatccatccacatttgattcgACGGAGGGTTgaccatgctccccctcaacccgagaaggttgaaatggttcGAAATCAAATGAAGGAAAAGTGGGAGTCGGACCTGAAACATTTTGGGAAACCGGAGCTTCGATTGATGAAGTTTGTCTTGTTCAAGATTCCGAATCAAGAGCTATTTAAGATGGTCCGAAAAGtgtttcaaagtcaacttcatagATTATTTGTGGTTTTGGACATCCTGGCCTAGGAGCATCGGATTCCATGATGTGGTTGGTGACATGAGTGGGGCCAGAATTCCGAACGAaattgtcatcaaaggtaacatcaaagttttcttcaagAACTTGAGTTCACCGATTAAGAAATTGATAAGCCTTTGATTTTGTTGAGTACCCAAGAAAGATTGCTTCATCAGCTTTGGGTTGAAACTTGGTTAACTAATCATGGTTGTTTTCTatgaagcatctacatccaaaaacGTGAAGAAAAGATAGACTTGGTTTTCGATTGTTCATGGCTTCGTACGGTGTCATGTTGAGGCATCGATTAATAATGCTCCTATTTTGAGTGAAGCAAGCAATTGATGACACTGCTTCGGCCCAAAGATAGAGTGGAAGATTAGCAAAGTTAAGCATAAATCGAGAAACTTCAACTAGATTTCTATCACATCTTTCGACAACACCGTTTTGTTTTGCCGTGTATGGAGCAGAGAGGTTGTGATCAATACCTTTCTCGGTGAGGAAATTTTCAATGGTGGCATTAACAAATtttgaaccattatcactttagATTCGTCTCACAGGAAGTTTGATGGGAACTTCAATCCCTTTGATAAAGTTGATGAGTTCTGTGGCAGTTTTGGATTTACGCCTtaggaagaagacccatgtgaaccTAGTAAATTCATCCACAATCGCGAGAATGTATTTCTTGTGATGTAGACTTTCCACTATTGAtggtccacacaaatcaatatgcagAAGCTCTAATGGTTTCGAGATAGATTTTTCAATGATGATCGAATAACCCTTCTTGGATGTTTTCCACACTCGCATGTAGCGCATAAGTGATCATTTTCGAACATGAGGAGTGGCAGACCACGAACCATCTATCCATAAACAAGATCATTCATATATCTGAAATTTAGGTGTGCAAGCCTTctgtgccataaccaactgacaTCAGGAACGAGTTTTGTGAGTAAGCAGAGTTGTGGCTTGTcattgatcatgttgatgtcaagaggatacatgttttttttttttgcaatttgaCTATATAAGACACTCTTTCCGGTCCTCCGTCATGACATAGCTGTGTTTCTTGCAGaattcaactcgtcgatttgCATCAGTAAGTTGAGCCACACTTATTAGGTTATGCTTCAAGTCAGCTACATATTCCACGTTTGAAATGGAGAAGTTGCCATTTGTAAGGATGCTATAACCTCTGATCTGAGAGTTGGAGTTGTTGCCATACATCACATAGCCAACATTTGGTGAAAGTTTGAGATCTCGCAGAAAGTCCTtctgccccgtcatgtgcatggagaAAGCACTAttaatataccatattgtttttTGCTCTGAAGCACAGAGTGCCTGAAAAATCAGTGAGttgtggagtttttaggctccaaGTTAGGTTTTGGGACAAGGGGACGAGTCTTAGGCTTTGGTCATGACTTAAGAGCAACTGACGCTTAGGAAGGTTTGTTTCCTGATTCTTTAGGAAACAAAGAGAAGGCCATGGTTCTTTCATCTATCCAATAGTCATACTCAATGACATGAGTGTTCAGAACAGCCTTTCTCGGACAGAGAACTTTCGGAGCAGTGAGATTTATGTTGTCTTCCGGAGTCACAGTTTCATCGATGggattttttattttccaaacaAGTTTTTGTTTTGAAGATTTTTGCGAAATTGTTTTCTTAGAAATGCTTTATTTGTTCGATGGTACGCttgattttgaaaatgattcaGGTTTAAAAATTATACCAACGACTTTTTCTATAAAAACGGATGAAGTGGTCCGAGAAGAGTTGGTTCGAGTGGATTGAGTATTAGTAATGGATTTTTTTTGAGGTAGGACTGACAGTTTTCTTATGTTCTATAGGATTGGGAGGATTAGATGATCTCTTGAGAATCTTAGTGGGTGCGAATGTGTTGTGACTCTTGGATGGTAATTTGGTAGTCCGAGATACGCTTTTTTTGGAGTTGTCAAGGAATCTAGAGTTTTGTCTTGACTTAAATTCCTTTATGTGAGCATTCTGGGCTTCTACCTTAGGATCAACACCATTTTTACTATTCAACATGGGTTTCTTCTTGGAATGAGGTGAAGATTTGGAAGTTTGACCAGCAGAGGGGTTGTCAAACACAGGTTTGACTGGCACAAGTTTGGTTTTGGAGACCACTTGTGATTCAGATTCACATGAATTAGATGAATTATCAACATCACTTTCTAAAGATGCCCAAACAAACTCAGAGAGTTCAGGTTCATTTGTCTCTAGAATAATTTCCTCAACAACACAGTTGTTAGGAGGAAAATTGTTCGGAATTTTAACAACTGCGATTGGATTAACAGACTGAGGTTTCGAGGTCCAATTCAGGTCCAGGTTTTTTAGAGGTGGAAGAGACGTGGAATCCGGACACTAGACAACGATGGGATTAAACTCAGGGATTAGAGATGCAAATTTATCAGCAGGCTCAGGAAGGGGTGACAATGGCGAGACAAGGGTATCTGAATGTTTAATGTTCGGAACGTCTCCCATAAATCTTAGGTTTTGTAACTCCCTCGAGGGACTGACAATTGGTTTTggaaactcgcttccgagacGAGGAGCTTTTGACCAAGGATGACGAAAATTGTGGGTCATCCGTTCATTTGCGTCAAGAATATCAATGGAATTATGCAAATCATCTATTTTAGCATTAAGACGTTTGTTATTagaaatcaaaacatttcttttaGAATAAGcgatttcacatttgtctttaagaatgatacattcatcttttgacattacaagCTCTCGTTCTAAAGACTATTTTCAACTTCttatcctcaaaacataatctaAGACGATTTAGTTCACATTCTttcttctcactggcttctatggTTGACTCATAGGATTTGTAAATGATGTTCATATTTGATTGGATTTTGGTTAGATATGGTTCACAAAGggataaatcaaaattattatcaataatcatagattttacctgttGAACAATGCTTCTGCCAGGTGGATCGTTGATAGCCATGTAATAGTAGTTTGGCTCAACATCTTCATCATCTCTCTCGGACCTAGATGACCAATAGCCTTCATCATATTCAATTTCTTGTTGAGCCATAAGACACATGTTTTCTGCCAGTGGTTACGTCATCATCATCTCTAGAAGACCAATACCCTTCTACATCCCTTGATACAGTGATAACAAAAGCATTTTCACTTTCTGCCATTTCTTGAGCTTTACATGCATAGTAGGTAGAGTCCTTCATCCTGGATTTCTGTGGGACTTCGGCTAGACAATCCTTGGCAAAGTGGTTTGCATGTCCACATTTGTGACATACAATTTTGGATTCTTCTGAATTTGGAGTCTGTGATGATTCCGAGGAGTGATTTGGTGTGAGGAGGTTAGGCTTGTAAGACAATGGGTTTTTTGAAGGTTTGCTAGAAGGTTGAGGATTGTTTTGGTGTGGAGCATGGAAATGGTTTTGATATGGTTTGTTATAAGGACGATTGTATTTCATGGAAAGTAGGGCAAACTCCTGTTGGAAATGGAGTTCGGAGTCCATATCTTCAGAAATAAGGTCATAGTTGATTGATAGTTGTTGGTGAGAGCAGGTGTGGTTGGAAGTGAGGGTTGAACAAGAGGGTTATATGGAACAACAAATGAGAAGGGGTCCGAAGCAATGAGGTTTGGAGTTTGTGGATCATAGGAACTGACTAGGGCTAGGGGACCTCCACTGAGTTCTCGTAGGGTTTGTGCAACATTTAATTCATgaccttgaagttcatcaaagaCTTTGTAGAGCTTCATCTTTTTTAGAGATCCATTGCTCTGAAGACATGATTTAACGTTTCCCCATCCCTTTCCGAAACTGTTAATGAACTTAAGGTTGTATTCAAGTGGTGTTCAGTCTATTCCATGAGAAGTCATGTTATTGACAACGATTTGGTATCTAATTGACGCTGAGGCAATAGATTCACCATGTGTTGTAGTGAAAGTGTCGAACTCGTTGACAACAGAGGTTAGACGCTTATCCTTTATATTCTCTAACCCCTCGAACAAATCTTGAAgcgtgtcccaaatctcttttgcgGACCTGCACGGTTTGATGTGCTCAAAGAGAGAAGGTGGAATACCAAACACCATTTCGGAGAAGGCAACTTGATCTGCATGCATCTTTTCGAGATGATCAGCagtgagaggtgcttgacattgTTCATCCTGTCCCATGAGAGCTGTAGCGGCATCTCTAACACTGGTTTTAACTGGAACATGAGGGCCTTCTTTAATGGATCTCCAGATAGATTCACCCTTTTCTTTTCcaagtaaaaatctttccattttgactttccagtgatcatactcttcaacaactagcaATGGGCCATGTATAGGGCAACCCACGCTATTTGCTATTTGCATTGAATACTTTTGTTGAGTACTAGAAAcaaccattgaagttaagatatcttgaGCAAAAGtagtatatagaagaacttttatcttgAACACAGAAATGATCGAAATACTAGGGTAATCTCGAATCAACTATAatatgttcttatggattcaaaggacaagcactcaagctctgataccaattgtgagaacaCGGATCTGATTGCACAAGGACAAggcttgaaaactcaaaccttgaggtaatgcttaagatcaatgtctgctttaAATAATATGTTTCAGTCAAGACTGAAGATGAGAATCAACAAAGTACTTCAAGTATTAAATAAGGAGTAATGAGAATAATCAAAGTAAAGACaatgaataagtaaataaaatgtttgaagattgatttgagagaaaagtgaaagTAAAGTAAATGAAAATATATCTATCTTTGGAGAAAAGTAAACACTCCTTAAATAGGAGAAATGAGTACATCGTACAGATTGAAGAACATACATAGGACCAGACAGAAGAGTTACTTCTGACACTCTGATTATCTACTTTGACAAAATAAGCTAAGTCCTATGTACTGTTACATTAAATAAAACGACAAGAATAATAAATGCATGGACGGATAGATTGATTTAGACACAATCTTCATTCGAAACATCTTCACTTGAACACATACTTAACTCCGGACGCAAGCTTCACATCTGACCATAGGCAAGGTTCCAGACCAGATTGTACTCCGAAACTGACACTGACTTCGAAACATGAAAGATTGGGGATTGCTAGATGTTCATTTTTAGGTTCCAACACCAAACCATGGCAGTTTCAAtgaaaatgaagaagatgaaagtGGTGACTAGAAAAATAGTTCTAATGAATTCAATTAACTAATAGATTGATTGTGTTATATAAAACACTAAACAATTTCAAATTACGTTAGTTTGTTTTTGGTAAACCAACTGTGTAAAATATTTAAAGCTTTTGATTGTATGATGTTGAAATGTTTTATAGTTAAATTTACTATTTGTTTTATTTCATGTAAAAATTCTAGGAACTTAAACAAATAAAAGGGATAGGATATAAATTATGTCCAAGCACCTATGGAGACGACAAGTTGTCGCTATAGGTACACCTGTGGGGAAGACAAGTCGTCACTATAGGTGTACCTATGGGGACGACATGTCATATCTGTAGGTGTACCTATTGTGACGAACACTATGGTGACGAAAAAGTGAGCTGAAACGATAGTGGTAAAGCGAGGAGGCCTATGAGGATGACATGTCATTCATGGCATCTATAGCGACGACTTTGCACCCTAAAGTGACGATTTTTTGTCGTCCCTATAGGTCTTTATTCTTGTAGTacccaaacactttttaaaaattGACTTATTGACTTTTGCTACTATAAAAACTAatccaaatatatatatttttttgaaccTTATTTTCCCATCTTTATATAAGTCAATAATTCTAAATTTCCTTTTGTTCAACTTACAGGGTGTTTGGCTAATCTTTTCAGAGGGCAAAAGGACTTTTAGGAAAAAGTCACAAAAAGCTAGGaattcctgacttttccaaaaagtcagtTTTTCTTATATCAAATTCCTAAAAGTTGCTTTTAAAATActtttaccaaacatcttttcCCCCTATCTTTTTCTAAAAGTTCTTTTTGTCCCTCAAAAAGATAGGGGaatggatttaacaaggtaattaacttttcagtTTGTTCATATCTGGGTAACTATGTTTTTtctgtacacatctaggtaacgaactttttggaagtgttcacatatgaccattatgatcgGCTGTAGCAGGTTATATCCGGTCATAActagtcataatggtcatatgtgaacattttcaaaaagttcgttacctagatatgtacaaaaaaagatagttacccagatgtgaacaaatCGAAAAGGTAATAGTAAATACACGAATGATCTCTGTAGTTTGGGcaatttgtgcgtttggtccataacttatttttttaacttagatgatccctactatttatttttgCTGTGCATTTGGTCTCAGTCCTATctcaaaagactattgtgccatttttatttttttcttatttatgtatttattttttatgtattaaaaaaattaatagaccccatATATCTGCATCTCCTCACCCTAAATctgaaaccacatttgagaaatttaaattgGGTCCCACAATAATCTTTTGAGGTAGCACAAGGACCAAAtacacaacaaaaataaatagtaagGATCatctaagttaaaaaaataagttatggaccaaacgcacaaattacccaaactacagggaccattcGCGTATTTTACTGTTACcttttcggtttgttcacatctgggtaactatctttttttgtacacatctaagtaacgaactttttagaagtgttcacatatgaccattatgactggTTATGACCGGATATAACCTGCTACAGccagtcataatggtcatatgtgaacacttacaaaaagtttgttacctagatgtatacaaaaaaaaaagataattaccCAGATGTAAACAAACCGAAAAATTAATTACCTTATTAAGTCCATTTCCCAAAAGATAGGCCAAACACCCCTTTAAGATGGAAGAGAATCAGCCTCCCAAATGGAAGAGAATAAATGTGGTGCAACCGTCACATCAAACACAACCCATACGAGAGGGTAGAAAAAATATAATGAAACAAGTACGTGTTGACTTAGGTCTCCTGTTCTCCATTCGACTTCCAAAAGTCTAGGGTCTCCGCGTGCATATAATGAGGTTATCAATTGTCCTGATTCGACACATTGATCAAACAATACATACCACATATCCTCCAAAATTATCAATATTACTGTAAACATGCGGATCAAGATCCTTCCTTTCATGTTAGCAGCTACATGTCCCATTTTTGGATTTTGCTTGTTAATGCTATGTTATTGGCTTTACCGTAATAGAAAGGTAACCACAGTGAAAAGCCAACTCGAAACGAAAAAACATGGAGATGTTCGCGCAGTATTGAATTACGATGGAACAATTGCATATGAAGACTTCATTAAGGCCACAGAGGACTTCGACCTCAAATATTGCATTGGAATCGGTGGCTATGGTAGTGTTTACAAAGCCAAACTGCCTAATGGTAAAACATACGCTTTGAAGAAACTCCATCGGTTTGAAGCCAAGCAACCAGCATTCAAGAGGAGTTTCATGACTGAGATCCAAGTCTTAACAAACATAAGGCACAAAAACATTGTGAAACTCTATGGTTTTTGTTTGCATACCAAATGCAACTTCCTTGTATATGAATACATGGGAAAGGGGAGCCTCTTTTGCGCATTGATTGACAGTGAATTAGCTGTGATATTGGATTGGAAGACGAGGGTTAACATTATCAAACAGGTAGCCCATGCTTTGGCGTACATGCATCATGAATACAGCCCACCTATCATTCATCGAGACATATCAAGCAACAATATTCTCTTGAACTCAGAAATGGAAGGATTTGTTGCCGACTTTGGAGTAGCCAAAGTGCTAGACCCTGATTCCTCCAACCGATCTGTAGTCGTAGGAACTTTGGGATATATTGCTCCAGGTATATATATGATGATTCTTTTACCTCCATTAGCAATTGAAGGTTTTACTAACAAGTAACACATTTTGTATGTAGAACTTGCGTATAACACCATTGTGACAGAAAAATGTGATGTGTATAGCTTTGGGGTGCTGGCACTTGAGATAATTGGAGGAAAGGATCCCAGAGAACTCCTAGACCTCCTGAAATATCTCAACTATTCTAACCAACATGCTCCCACATTGGCGAGCATATTGGACGAGCGACTCTCTTATCCAACCGACAGACTGATTGAAAAGGAAATTGTCCGAGTTTATGATGTTGCATTAGCATGCATTTCCACGGATCCAAAGGCTAGGCCGACAATGAGAAAGGTTTCTCAGGAATTATCCAACTGAGGCACCATTCTGGCTATCTTCAAAGCTTTTGTCCCCATTCGGTATCAACTTTATCGTATACACCAATTGTTGAATCTTCAACGTCTAAtgcctttaaaaaaaaaaacaaccttATGAGATCCAACTTTTTACTGTAAATTTATAAGTCGTTTCTTGAAAAGCAATTCGTAAAAACACCGATTGTAAAGCTTTCTTTGTGTTCTTGAGCTTTCCGCCGGATTTCATCAATTAATCGGAAACGTGCCGATCCAAAAACGGTTTCAAAAGAGATTAGTGATGATGATCTTAAAAAACTCATCACTAAAAACACTATCGTTCATAATGCATGCATTGGTTTTCAATGTCGGAAAAATGATGACAATATGTAAAATGGAGAAGAAACTGATGAAGGGGAAGATCCGGTGGGAGGTGGAGGAAGGAGACATTGATCCATTGCCGTCTATTATATTAGACAAAATGGATGAAGTTCGAACTCGCAACCGAATGGAAAAAATCAAGTATGCGTCCCTTTTGAATGCTGTTTCGATCCAAACACCATCATCTATTTCGAGCTTTAGTCAAGAAAAGGAAGATATGGAGATAAGCGGTTATCCTAGTGAACAGGAAGAAGGTCCAGCAGACAATAGTGCAGCGCCGGCGAATATTCTCATGTCAAAAATCACGTCCGGTAGCAAACGAAAAATCGTCGAAAACAACAGCGTGCATGAAGGTCAAAATATTGAAGAATATTCGACTGCTCATCCACTTGATCCGGCCATTGTTGAATCGTCAAAAATTACGAAAAAAAACGTTGAAGACTACCGCGTGCATGACAGTCAACCAATGGAAAATGGAATTTCTGAGCATTCCTAATCCACATAATTTCTCACAAATAAAAAGGAAAGCATTAAGGCCATCTCCAACCCCATGGAAAGTTATATGGATTGCGAAATAGgaaagataatatatatatattcactttaattcttaaaaaattaataaattttcaaTTACAATTTCATTCCACAGTTTAATGGTCATTCAACTTCACACTCTTTCTCCTCTAtattatattttcatttattCCATTAAACTCTCACACAATTCCCATTGTAAATGGCCTAATGAGGATATCACTTCCAATAAAAGTAGGGTCCTACTTTTGACACACCAACCTACCATTATCATACATTATTAGACTTATGGTCTATCTTATTTCACACCTTACCATAATATCATAATTATTAGTTGTTATCTTGTTTTTTGAAAAAGTAATTTTCTctcttatctttttttttttctctctcttttatatatatatatatatatatatatatatatatatatatatatatatatatatatctatatatatatatatatatatatatatatatatatatatatatatatatatatatatatatatagggttaggttgacggcctaattttgtgagaccgtgagacacattcttttattttttttttattttttttattttagttaattcaagttccgaaaagaatatttaaaaaaagaattttttgatttttgcattttaaaattatttttagaatatgtatagtgtaatattctatttagaatatttcacatatttttcaaaataaatgagattttttttttatttttttaattatttattattatttttaattaattcaagttccgaaaataatatttaaaaaaagaaattttagatttttccatttattttacattttaaaattattttttagagtatgtcagtgtaatattctatttagaatatttcacgtatttaaaaaaaaacgggattttttttattctttttcatttatttatttatttagttaattcaagttccgaaaataatatttaaaaaaagaattttggatttttccatttattttgcattttaaaattatttttatatttggtctcacggtttcacaaaattagaatggtctcaaatgaacctgagtatatatatatatatatatatatatatatatatatatatatatatatatatatatatatatatatatatatatactaggtaaaTTTTGAGGGACGTGAGGGTAATATCTGTATTTCTTTTAAAAAGTCTTGGGAACATCAACTGGAAGCGTGATTTAGATAtttctttcactttttaaaataaaagatgttACAAAAGTATTAAATATCTTCATAGGATGCCATATAAGGATAATATATGAAAGTAGATTGCTATGTTCAATCCAAAGATATTCTACTTTCTCTTCTGTTTACTCAAGCATCATAAATTTTAGCCTCTGTTCAGATCCAGAAGTAGAAGCCTTGTTTTGGTAGGCACAGCCATTGAATCCTGGAGGATAACCTAATGTCTGCAAGTTTTGTTACAAGTGATCACTGTCAAGATAAGTGGaaaaaaaacatttaagaaaatcatgacaAACTTGGAGAATTAAAGTCAAATTTGTAAAGAGcttagtgaaaaaaaaaaaactaattttccgAAACATTTCAATTAATTTGTTCTATTGCCTTAAAAACACCAATATATTGCTTACAACTTACTAAATTAAATCCAATTTTTTTCTCATCAATTATTGCAAAGATAAATTACTATTTATCCAAAGTAAGTGTTGTTTTCACCAAATACTTATTTTTTGGAATTGAATGATCCGaccaaatgaaaataaataaccATTTTACACTTTTATCTCCATAAAGTCCATTAAGCTACAAAAATTAGGTAGACTAACACGGTTATCCTTTAAATCGCTTTTATTAGAAATGGTTAGGTAACACATGACAGAAAAATATGTAAAACAAGACAAGTTACAAATTACTTGTGAAATCTAGAGATGCAAGAAAATCTGGCATGGTTCCTGTAAAATTATTTTAGAATGAACCCCTATGAAAGAACAAAAAGAGAAATAATGACTCTTTATAGTGAACAAAATGGAAAGTTTAAATGATCAAAACGAACGGGGGTTTGTAGAAATCGATTGCTTACCTGAGCATCTTCTACATTAAATATGAtgatctccacactatataatgaAGCATAGGTGAATACCCAACAACACTAACACAAATTTGATGGCTTAATTGAAAGGAAAAGCTATACATCTGATCAAAATCAGAGGCTTTTCATATGAAATTATAATTTGAATATTATTCTGATTGCAGATTTAATAGCTTAATAAACCTGATGGTTTATCACATATTCCAAAAATGAAGAAACATCAAGATGTCGATATTCTCTACACCAAGAGTCTGATGGAGTTTCTCACAACAAATGATGTATCCATTTTCAGTCCgaataaaaatatgaaatgtttagCTTTTTTTATAAGTTCCACTTCACATATAGATCAACAAAATTTGTTAATAAATATTTTGGGAGTCACTCTTGTTGAAGCACTCTTGTCCAGACTCTCACATGTGACAAATAGGTCAAACCGTATTTCTGGTTGAATGACAGATAAAAACTCAAAATcatttatataagtatataagACTCAGTTCGTGGAAGTAGAAGAAAACAAATCTCATGGAGTTCAATTCTTTTTTAGGGTTAAATCCATCCATTTCTTTCAACTTTGGTATAATTTCAAATGGATTACCAAAACTCTTCACAAAAGAGTTAAGAAAAGAGATGCAAAACAGAAATATATCATTTACTTGAAATCCCATCATCACATATTATAATACACAATTTCTAAAGAAGCATGGCAAGAAAAAAAGATGTTTTAGCCTACCTTAGTTCTTCCTTTTAAGAGTAGTAACTTGAAAAAAAGAAGTAAACCATCCTTTGTTTTTCCAAGTGTTGGAAGGGGTTTCAAATCCTGAAACAATACAAATATAGTAGAAGTATTATAACAAACATATTTTTCAAGATTTGAAGCATATCCATATAGGCTTTCCATAATTTAAGAAAACAACATAATAAGTAACTGCTTACTCAGCCCAGTCCATTACAATCAAATGTCTAACATGATTTTCATCAAACAACTTATATGCATAacccaaaatacaaaaaaatcatTTTCAGAAGTaagcaaaaaaattataaatcaaatcataaaataagAGTTTACCATACCAAAATCATACGAGAAATAAACATACCTCTTCCACTGAACCTTCAAATCCTTGGCTATTAATCTGAAACCTAAACAGAGAAGATAAATTTCAAAGATAAattaaagcttcaaaatgaaggaGATGAAGAAACGATTTGGAGTTAGGTTCTCTAAGTTTGTAGAGAGAAAAAAGAGGAAACAGAGAGATTGATCAGTACAAGAGAGGAGATGCTACAGGTGGTGGAACACACAAAGTGTCTTCCATTATCTTTGTGGCGATAAGaggttgtgtgtgtgtgaaaaAGAGAGATAGGGAAAGAGCGTGGTCACGATCTGTAGCGTCTGTTAACCTTTAATCGTTGTGTGAGTACATCGACCAGATAATCGCCATGACCTGCTGCTACATCGTCAAAAGAGGAGAAGGGAACATCGATCATGAGACACAAAAAAGATCCAATAACCCTATTGATGT is a window of Lactuca sativa cultivar Salinas chromosome 1, Lsat_Salinas_v11, whole genome shotgun sequence DNA encoding:
- the LOC111891283 gene encoding MDIS1-interacting receptor like kinase 2 gives rise to the protein MRIKILPFMLAATCPIFGFCLLMLCYWLYRNRKVTTVKSQLETKKHGDVRAVLNYDGTIAYEDFIKATEDFDLKYCIGIGGYGSVYKAKLPNGKTYALKKLHRFEAKQPAFKRSFMTEIQVLTNIRHKNIVKLYGFCLHTKCNFLVYEYMGKGSLFCALIDSELAVILDWKTRVNIIKQVAHALAYMHHEYSPPIIHRDISSNNILLNSEMEGFVADFGVAKVLDPDSSNRSVVVGTLGYIAPELAYNTIVTEKCDVYSFGVLALEIIGGKDPRELLDLLKYLNYSNQHAPTLASILDERLSYPTDRLIEKEIVRVYDVALACISTDPKARPTMRKVSQELSN